AGATGACTGGGTTAGGAGCACGGCTGTGGTGTCAGATAGACGTGGGTGTGAATCCCAGCTTTGTCctctgctagctgtgtgactgtgggtgagtgactgaacctctctgagcctggatCCACAGCTCTAAAACAGGAACAGTAATAATACTACCTGCCTTGGTGTgattgttgtgagggttaaatgagatactgcAGATCAGGTGTGACATTCGGTGACGTTCGGCACAGGGGTGACCACTGTTGCTATTCAACGTACACAGTGGTCTAGGCAGAATGAGGGCTGGTAGCCCCACCTCCTCTAGCTCAGAAATGCCCCAAGGGACCCACCTCATATGGACAGAGAGGGATGGCCCTTGGGAGGGAATGGGGGCTTCTCTGTGAAGACAGGGTCCCTCAGAGGAATATAATgtactcatttgttcatttactcaATGTTTgtacacctactgtgtgccagcacaAAGGAGAGAATCATGAATTACATACAGATTATTCCAACAAAGATTTCACAGACTCGAGGAAATGAATCTGTTTATGTGAGCCAGCGTGATGAGAGGTGAGCACGGAGTATTATGGGAGCTCACAGAGCCTAACCCGGCCCaggtggaaggagagaagggTAGCTGTCAGGAAAGGCTTTCTCAAGAAGAGATCTGAGTTGAATCCTGAAGGTGGGTAGGAGCTGAGTTAGCCTGAGAAGGGGGAGGAGTGGAGGCTCCCAGGGGACTCAGAACCCCATAGAATGTCCGATGTCAGCCAGGAGAGCATCATGTATTGGGTGCCTACTGTGTACATACATTAAGTCATCAAGCTCTCAGAACAAGCTACAAAATAGGTACTATTTCCTCCATTACCGAGGAGGAAGTTAAGGCTCAGAAAGATGAGTAACTTGCTAAGGTGCCCCGCACACGACAGTCAGGGCTCTGGTATTCACTTTCAGGTCCATGTGACCCCAGCCCATTATCTTTCCCACAAAGCCTGCCGCCACTGCCCATCTTTCTATGTTTTAAAATGGCTTTATTGGGTTCATAATTTGCATACCGAAAATTTCACCCATTGTACATGTATAAGCAAtgatttctcattcattcataacATTCTGCAGCACCACCTCTATCcggttttagaacattttaactACCAGAaaatgtcctcaagcccatttgCAGCCTATCCTAGTACTCATTCTCTGCTCCAGGCCACCACTAATCTGCTATCTCTTTCTAAAAATTTACTTTCCTGGATTTCTTATATAAGTTGTATCTTACATAGTTTTTTGAGTCTGGACTCTTTCACTAGACTAAAATGCTTTTGGAGTTCATTGatgttgtagcaggtatcagtattttacattccaacctgcaataatgtattaatatgagggttccactttctccacatccttatcaacaattgatattttcttttttataatagctattCTGATGGGAGTGTAATGTTATCTCAGCATGTgtgaaatttgcatttccctaatgactaatgatgctgagcacattttcacgtgcttattagctattcatatgtcttctttggtaaaatgtctatagagtcttttgcccatttttttaaattaattaatttatttatttttggctgcgttgggtcttcattgatgcacaagggctttctctagttgcagcgagcaggggttactctttgttgtggtgcacgggcttctcactgtggtggcttctcttgttgtggggcacgggctctaggtgcgtgggcttcagtagctgtggctcgagggctctagagcgcaggctcagtagctgtggcacatgggcttagttgctccgtggcatgtgggatcttcctggaccagggcttgaacccacgtcctctgcattggcaggcggattcttaaccactgtgccaccagggaagtccctttagcccatttttaaattgggttggttttctttttattgttgagttataagagttaTTTGCGTATTCAGGATACAAGTCCCTAATTAGATACACGTtttacaaaaattttctcccagtctgtgcctagatatttcattttcattatgtCCAAAGCACCAAAGTTTTAATGAAGTCtaacttatcaatttttttattcttgtatgactcatgcttttggtgtcaggtcTAAGAAGACTTTGCTTAAACCAAGTTCACAAAGAtaatttcctctgttttcttctagaaatgtaATGATTTTAACACAAACTTAAATCTGTGTCCCATTTGAGTTGAATTTGGTATCTGTTGAGAGGTAAGGTTATAAGctttttggttttacttttgCAGATGAGATTCTCAATTTTCCAAGCACCATTCGTTGTAAAGACTAACCCTCTCCCCCTTTAATTATCTTGACACATTCTTTTCTGATATACGtatttaaagttataattttccctctaatagctgctttagctgcatcccataaattttgaaatgttgattttttttttgtttcatttactttaaaatatttttactgtccCCTGTGATATTTTCTTTGAACCATGAGTTATATAGAAgtgctttgtttgttttccaaatatttatggctttttcagatttctttctgtTGTAAACATATCACAGTCAGACACCATACTTCTTATAATTTCTGTCTTTTCAGTTTATTGTTAGACCTGTTTTGTTGACCAGATTATATACTATCCTGAATAACATTTCCCATCATTTTAACCTATTTATGTCTTTGAATCTAAgctgtgtctcttgtagacagcatgtgggtgggtcttgcttttttattcagCCTGATAGTTTGTTTCACTTAGATGCAATGTTTAGTGCATTCATATCTAatgtatttattgatatatttgaattATGTCTCACATTTTGCCAGCCTCATgccttttttgcttttctgttcctCCTTTATTGCCTTCTTTGgggttaaataaaaaattttagtgTATCACTTTAATtcctctttgaaaatatttttcttcttgttggCTCGAGGGATTACAATATACACCTTAACTTATCACAATCTACTTCAAAATAGTATTAAtttcagtaaaatataaaaacttgaGACCAATATAGCttcatttcctcctcctcctttttgttattattgtatgtatattgtgtgtatatatgttataaatgCAGCAACACATTGTTGTATTTATTGCTTTACACAATCTTATGTATTTTAGAGAAGTTAAGAGAAGAATGAGAAAACATATTTAGAGTCTctatatttaccatttttatcattgtttatttcttcctgtggATTCAAGTTACCATCTGGTGTCATTTCCTTTCAGTCTGAAGGACTTGTTTTAGTATTTATTGTAAAGGAGGTTCTCTAGCAACTATTCTCTGAGTATTTGTTTACCtgtaaatgttattatttcaccttcatttttctaTCCAGTTTTGCTGGATAGAATTCTTTGTTGACaggtttttctttcattcagcacTTTAACTATGTCATCCAACTGCATTCCTCCCTCTATTGTTTCTAACTAGAAGTCAGCCACTAATTGTTTTGTTATTCCCTTGCATGTGAtaagttattttttctcttgctgctttcatgattttccctttgtctttgcctttcaataatttaattatgaataattaaattattacCAATAATTATGGTGCCTAGGTGTGGATCTCTATGAGCTTCTTGGATTTGTAGATTGTTTTTCCACCAAATTTGAGGAGCTTTCCAtcagtatttcttcaaatattttttctgcccttttctatctctcctctcctctgggacTCCCGTTACAGttatgttagtatgcttgatggtGTGTCACTGGTCAATGAGGCTCTGTTcacttatttttcaatttttaaatgttcctttCTCTGCTCATATTGGAGCATTTCTATTGGTCTagcttcaagttcactgattctttcttccacCATCTCAGATCTACTGTTGAGCCCTttagtgaatttttatttcagttattgtacttacAAATCCAGAattcccattaaaaaataatttctatctctttactgAGTTTCCCTATCTGTTGTATCAAtgtcttcatatttttctttcattctttaaactggtttcctttagttcttttgaCATGTTTATTACAGCTGCTATGAAGTCTTTGGCAGCTAAATCCGACATCTAGGGACATTCAGAGACCAGTTCTATTGACTTCATTTTTCCTGAGTATGGATCacactttcttatttcttttcatttctcacaATTTTTTTGGTTGAATGCTGGACATTTTAGATAACATATAGCAGTAACTGGATTCTGACTTTCCCCTCttgagagtttttgtttgtttagtaatTTGCTTGGACTGAATCTGTGAAGTGTGTTTCCCCTGAAATTTATGACCAATGATGTTTCTTctcaatctttatttttaaacctgcCTCCTAGAGGTCACCCCTGTGTCTGTATTGCTTATTGTTCAGCCACATATTGGCCAACCTCAAGTACCATCATATTTtactttccccctttctctcttgcttcccCAAGGGCCAGGGAGGTGTGGGTATCTTGGGTCTGCTCCAGTCTCTGTTTGCACACGTGCAGAACCTCCTTTCAACTTGGGATATGCAGAGAGCTTGTCAAGCCCCCAGTAGCTGTCACACCTCTTGGGACTCCCTGTTTAATCCCCTGCTAATCCATTAGTCCCTTTATTGTTCCAAACACAACTCCAGGCTAACAgaacccctgcccccacccacatTCACACACACTCTGCTTGCCACCGATGTCATCACTTTAACTGGCAATGCTCCAAGTCAAGTGAGTCTGCTCTGGCGACAGCAACCCCCCTCCGGTTAGACAACCCACCAGCAGAGCTGGATTAGGGTGGAAGCAGCCCCAGACAAGCATGCCACAGGCTCACTCTGTTCTTACACAGAGTTCAGTACTTTTCATGAATGAACACTTATCTGTTTGTTGTGGGCCTTCGGTGGATTTTCTATAGCACCGAAACGGTTGTTTTTGACAATTTTGTCCACCTCTTTAGTTGCTATTGAAGAGAACATTTGGCATTCACCTCACTCCACCATGCCAGAAGTGAATTTCTCCTAGACTTGGAGAAACCTTGCACACACAGCCTTGACCACCACTCCCCCAGGGAACTTCACCCCAGCCCGGCATCTAGAATTCCCTCTTCAGGCTTCCTGGACAATACATTAActcttgtgtatttttttaagactTAGAGGAAATGTTACTCAATCTCTCCTAATTGTCCTAAATTATTAACTGTGCCCTTCTCTGTCCATGCACAGCCCCTTACTGGTAATGCGGACTCTCCACGAACTAGTCAAAATGTAGCCCACAGTCCTTTTACATGTTTGTTTCTTCCTCAAAACCAAGATCTCCTTGAATTCAAGGGTGAAGTCTCCTCAAGGGTGGAGGTCAGGCCTGAAGCCTTGTGTTCCCCCAGTCCCTAGCCCAGAGCATGGCTCTTAGTAGGAGctaagtaaatgtttgttgaaatagCACAGGAGTAATTTAATGAACAGTAGCTCAAACGGTACAACAATCCattaatttgtttattgtctcACTGGGAACTGAAATGATTCATCTCTTGTTTGTTCTGGACAATATTTGAACACAATCTTTTGGCCAAGTTAATATTAATTCAGGTTTATCCATTTCATTACACCAGTGGCAGTATAAATAAGTCACTGATGGATGCAGAGAACAGCAGCAGTAGACAACAGCAGGCTCTCCTGGAGGGTAAGTCATCTTTCTCCTCTTGGGGACAGTGAGGGTCCACATGGGTAGGCATTTTATTGCTCTCTTGCTATGGTTCAAGTAGCATCTGCCTTAGTGCACAGCAGATGCTATTTCAGTAGCCATGAAAAAGGTCACCAGTGGTGGCAGTGATGATGCAGAGAAGTGGACCCTGTACCCAGAGCTGAGCTGGTTACTGTAGGAAAATAAGGAAGGGAGGACATGGCCCTGCCCTAAAGAGGTGAAACTTGAACGCAAGCTCAGGTCATGGTTCTCATCTTCTCCTTTCCCATCAGTGGGGCCAGAAATCCACCATTGGTGTCCCCTTCAGATGCAAGGCCTGACTTTTGGTCTCAGTCAATCATGGGGGGCACTTATGGGGGCAGAGAGGGTTTTTGCCCTGACAGTGGGTGAGGGACCATAGCTGTGAGCACAGGGAGGGCTTAAGTGAGGTGACCAGGATTTCCTGAGATGACCTTTGCCAGGCCCTTGATTCAGCTGATGTCCAAGTCGCCTGAGCACCACCACCTGGGCTTTACTTTAGAAATCACGCTGGCAGCTGTAAAGCCAGATCTGGCTGGGTTGCATCTGGGCCAGCTGCTACTAGCAAGTTGCTTTTGGCAAGATTGAATTTTCATGTAAAAACATGGATTTCTAGATGcttcagaaacaaaaaaatccgGCACCACTGACCCAGCACTGCCACTAATCACAGCTGGAGCTGAGTGACATCTGCCTCTTCAGCCTGGCCACGATGACCCATTTTCCACAGTCCCCAGCACACCTTATTGCATTACACTTGCTGTCTTTCCACGTGGGTATTTCTGGCCAGATCTCTGCAGATGTTTGAATCTGcaatctgttctctctctctcctcttgtttctttcctttccacaCTTTTCAGGATTTTTGTCATGacctctgtattaaaaaaaaaaagaagaagagcaagcaaaaaggataaagaaaccCCAGTGTGGATGGAGAAGACCCACTTGCAGCGTAGGCTAGGGGCAGAACTGAATCCCTGTTAATCAGGTCACTTACCTTTAATTTGTCTGAAGTCATGTTCCAGAATACTCATTAGACTTTCCTTGTTAGACTTAGCTAGGATCCTTCAATTAAGGACAAATAGCAACCCCACCCAGGTGAACTGCACCCAGGTAAGAATGAGCCTTTTTCAATACCCTCAGCATTGAGAACACGTTCCATAGAATATTCACCCGTATACCTCTTCCTTCCAATAACAGCTCTGGATTGTTGCAGAAATGTCTCACAGGAAAATACATCTTGTGCTGTCTCTGGTCCTTATCCTCTGTGGCCTTTTTAATAGCATCTTCTGTGAAAAGCAGCAAGACTCCCAAAAGAATATCAACTTAGTCTTATTAAAGAAAATTCCATCTCTCTCCCAGAAGACGGAAGCTGGCCATAAGGCGTTTGCCCAAGAATTGTTCAAGGCTTTGATAATTGAGGATCCCAGAAAGAATATCATCTTCTCCCCTGTGGCCATCTCCATCGCCCTGGTCACCCTCTCCCTGGGGATCAAATCCACAACGCGCACCAACCTCATTGAGGACCTGGGACTTGACCTCAGAAAAATCCAAGTGTTAGACAAGGACAAGCATCTTGCCCAGACGTGGAATGAGCTAGTGAAGCAAGAGCAACTGAAGCACAAGGACGTTCTCTTTATCGATAACAACAGGAAGATCAACAAGATGTTTCTGCAGCAGATAGACAGAGTACATGAAGTGGACATCCAGACGATTGACcttaaagatacagaaaaagccaAGAAGGCCATCAATCACTATGTGGCTGAAAAGATACATAAGAAAATCAAAGACTTAATCACCCACCTGGACCCTCAGACTCTCCTATGTCTTGTCAACTATGTTCTCTTCAAAGGTGAGGTTTATTAAATGCATGAATTCTCATTTGGGGTAAACTTTTGCCCTTGTGTTTCCTAAAAGATttaagtcaggaaaaaaaaaaattttgtcagtATATCCCATTTTCCCAGAAACCAGTAGATccaaaactttttaaatggaCTTTGATATCATTGTGTTGTCTAGCATTTTTCAGTATTTCTCCTCTTAATCTTCTCAGTCATCTTGTTTGCCGTGCTTAAGATATTTTGGAGTAAAAAGGCAATGACTCTTGCtggtaaaaaagggaaaaagaaatctttttgcaGAGGCATGAGCATTGGCTAATTCACTTGTTTTGTAAGGTCAGATCAGCGTGAGATGAGATGCTTTTTGAAGTTTTGTTCATTGTTGAATTCAGGATCACACACCAGGTGTCTAAACTAGCAGTTTAAATTCCAGGTCACAGATCTTGACGTGGCCCTTGTTTCTTCAGGTGGGCTCAGAGTTACCGCTCACTGGCATCTATTTATACCCTCTTCCTCCACTTAGCATTACCAGTCTCCTTCCGCCATGGACTCTCAGTCAATGGCCTTGCCTCCTGCCCGAATAGGGACAAGAAAGCAGTTCTGACAGGATGTCCTCCATGTGCTGCCCAAGGCTCACACACCTCTCGTCTCACTCTCCCCTCTGGTCACAGTGAGGGAGTGCttgtcccctccccttcctcagggCAGATCCCTTTCCATCCTCCCTGCCCAAGGACTCCCTCCACTTTCCTCTTACCCCATAGCTCATgcctcttttgtctccttggctGGTTTCTCCTCTTCTGACTTCTACAACTGTCTCCTGCCTCACCTGAGCTCACGACCTCAAACACCATCTGTACTCGGACTGTTCCCTGCACTCTAGATGCAGCCTGGACCACCTCTTCTGAGATCCAGACTCTAATGCTCATCTGCCTACTGACATCTCTTTGGAGATGTTTCACAGACCCTCGAACACAATCCCCCCAACCACGCCCAGCATCTGCTCGCCTCAGAGAATCACAATGCCATTCACCCACCTTCTCCTGACAAAAGctcccctccagcctccagatTCAAGAACACAGTAAGTCCCATGGATTCTGCCTGCAGAGCTGATCTGGAGTGTGTTCGCTTCTCACCATCTGGTCTACCACATTTGTAGCCAAGGCCACCACTATCTCTTGCCTAGATGACTTGCCCCAGCTGTCTAATTACTATGTTTCCATTCGTTCATGCCTCCAATCCCTTCTCCATTAAAAGACCAGAACaattttcttaaaacataaatCACATCATTCCCCCATCTGAAGCCCTTCCATAGCGTCCTGATGAACTTGGAATGCAATCCCACCCAGACCCAGCTGTTTGAGCCCTGCTGATCCCTCCAGTGTCTCCCCATCACTATCCCTCTCATTGTTATGCTTTGCCCACAAAgaccttcccttcttccttaaaTGCATCCTGCTTTTTCCTGTCTTAGTCCATGATGTTCCTTCCCTAGGAATgttcttcctccccttctttgCCAGATGGAACACCCTCTTCTTTTAAACCTCAGCCTCAATGCTCCCTCCTCAAGAAGGCCTTCCCTGGTCTTTCAGAGGAAGTGCTTCCATGCTAGCACTCAGCTCTTTACTTGCATCTTTCCTAATGCTCATCACACTTTTAACCATTTACAGTGGTGGATTGCTTTTCTCTCTGTATCCCCCTTAGAaagtaaactccatgaggacacaggtcctctgttttattcactgctataACCTCAGTTCTTAGTATGGTACCTGGCACATTTTTTGAGCTCAAGAAATTTCAGATTTGAATGAGTCAATGGATAACCTGTTGTGGATTAAACAGGGTTCCTACCAGGACATGCagattgtttgttctttacataATAAGTGAAGGAAATGTTCGTAAAAACAATGCTTCCCAGCACAGGATGCTTGCTCAGGCTACTGGGACCATTATTCATATTTGGACTCACAGTTCCAGACTAGGTGCCTGGGACATAGAAAGTGCTCCACAAATGATCTTGGAGGGATCAAGTCTCTGGATGCTTCAGAGAACTCTCGGGCATGATTCCCTCTTAAAAGCTTTATCTATATCACACTTTAGAAGGCAAGTCgtaaaaacagaacagagaggaCCGTAAGCCTGGCTATAGAATCAGAAGCAAGGCTAACACTTGTAGAGATTTTCCAGACCAAACTAGATGGCCGTCACTCTGGGTGACATGCATTTTTTAACTGGTGTGTACcttgaatcttttttaaaatccacTGGGGAAGTGCATTAGCTAAAGTAGGATTTCACGCAGGGGTGTGCATGTATGTGCAGCTGTGTGTCTTTCTGATGAAAAGTTTCCCTCCTGGAATaagttacataaattttaaaCAGATTTCTTTACCATAGGACTTCTTTGAACTCTTAATACACTCAAATGCAGTGGGAGTTTTCAAAGAAGGGTTGCTGTGGTCAATGTTTCCTAAATTATTTGATGACAGAATCCTTTCTTGGTGTAATAGTTCCAGAGGCAGGTATTTTGGTAAACATCCTTTGAGAAATACAGATTTAAAGAAATTCTATGGTGAATATCTTTGAAAATCGTGTGttagcttttctttcctttgcaccagtctagaattttaaatattctgttcaCTATGGTCAAGGTATCACCAACAATAGACTGCTTCCTTCCCAAGCTGATGACCTCTGGGGTCCCGGAACCTGGGGGTGGTGATGATTTTCCGCCAGATCACTCTTTGACTTTTTCCTTCCTGATTCCCCCAGGCATTTGGGAAAGAGCTTTTCAGAGCAACCTCACGCAGAAGGAGGACTTCTTCGTGAATGAAAACACCAAGGTGCAGGTGGACATGATGAGGAAGACAGAACGGATGGTTTACAGCCGCTCCGAGGAGCTGCTTGCTACGATGGTGAAGATGCCTTACAAAGGAAATGTGTCCCTCATTCTTGTGCTCCCAGATGCAGGACAGTTCCACTTGGCTCTAAAAGAGATAACTGCTAAGCGACCTAGACTCCAGAAAGCCAGTGACTTCAGGTATCCTGTTCAGGAGGGACATGCTATTGCATTGCATTTTTGCTCAACCCTCACTTCCTCTATGTAAAAGCCTTATTGTGGCGGGGGGGGGAGTTTGGCATCTGGTTATTTCCTAGCATATTTgtagaaaatgaaacaaaccaaACAGAAAGAATAGCAGCCTGAGTCCCCTTACCAGCCAGAAGCCCCTTAAACTGTTAATTATGGTTCTTTTTGTCACATGTACAGCATCAGAAACCCACTTCATACAAGCTCAGGATGGGTAAAGAGAGGAATTTATTGGAAAGATACATGGGAATTTCATGGAACCCCAGGGAATATACACAGCCGGGTCTCATGAGGGATTGGAACAAGGGACTACAAGGGCACCCAGAGCCCCATCTCTCTTGGTGTCACTAGTCCTTGCTTCTAACCTCTCTAGCTCAGCAAACCAGCTTTTCACACACATGTTAGCCCGTGATCCACTCacccaaaaaatattttctgagcacctatTGTATGCGAGAAACTGCTTGGTGCTGGGAATATAATGGTTAGCCAAACACTTCCCTACTATCGTGGAATTTTCAGTCTGGTGGAAGAGGTAGAAAGTCAACTAACAAATACACAATTTCAAACTGTAGTAAAAGCTAAGGAGATAATGAGTAGGGTGACATCGGCCAATTCAGTTGTGAAGTATTAATTAGGGCTCTTAATTAGTTATGACGGTCAGGGGAGGAGCCTACGCAGGTAAATTTCAAGCTGAGACCACTGTAGACAGGCATGGCTCTCTTTCATTCAATCAAATGCTCCGCCCCACACTGAACTGAGTATCTTTCGATTCCCACTGCATATGCCTGGAAGGGAGCATTGAACTAACCGAGCTTGGGTATGCTATTCACCAAGGTCCCATCAAATGTGGGTAAATTAAATAGTGAAATCATGATTTTCAATGGCCCACTGATCTGAGCGGCAGGGTTGGGGAGACAGTCTTCAGGCAGTAAGTGTGTAGATTGGGAAGAAATCTCTCAACAGCGTTTACTCCTACAGTTGAGGGCCACGGCAGAGGGCGTCTGCCATCTTCTGCCATGGTTGTGCCTACCACAACGTTCCAGGTTGGGACAGAGGGGGTACAGCAGTAGGGAGACCCAACTGAACGGGTTGCTAGCCCATCAGAAGCTCAACACCGCACTGACATAGTCTAAAATGTTGGGTGGGAGGGCTGGTGCTATGCACTCTGATACTCTCCCTTAGTCATAGAGTGGCTGGTCTATAGAGGGAAGAGTCCTCTCTGTTCGAAAGCTTCTCATCCAGGCTGGAGCTTCCTCTCCTGTGGAAACTCCTTCTGCTCCACCTGCAGCATGGGGACCTCATGCCCTCCATCTCCCTCACCACATGTAGGGTCATTGCCCAATTTAAACCCCTGTTTCCAGAAGGGTTGGAGGGACTCAGGGCTGGATGCTCTTGGGCTGACCCTCATCTTCTCTTGCATAGAGAGCCTGTGAAGGGAATCATTTGAATAGCAAGGCATATTTTGAGTAAGCAGTTTGCTTGGAAATTCAACATTGCAGCTCA
Above is a genomic segment from Pseudorca crassidens isolate mPseCra1 chromosome 1, mPseCra1.hap1, whole genome shotgun sequence containing:
- the LOC137223560 gene encoding uterine milk protein-like; this encodes MSHRKIHLVLSLVLILCGLFNSIFCEKQQDSQKNINLVLLKKIPSLSQKTEAGHKAFAQELFKALIIEDPRKNIIFSPVAISIALVTLSLGIKSTTRTNLIEDLGLDLRKIQVLDKDKHLAQTWNELVKQEQLKHKDVLFIDNNRKINKMFLQQIDRVHEVDIQTIDLKDTEKAKKAINHYVAEKIHKKIKDLITHLDPQTLLCLVNYVLFKGIWERAFQSNLTQKEDFFVNENTKVQVDMMRKTERMVYSRSEELLATMVKMPYKGNVSLILVLPDAGQFHLALKEITAKRPRLQKASDFRLVHLVLPKFKISSKINLKHLLPKIDVKDAPTTTAATQSITKKSSLSILEAVHQAEIEVSEHGLITDAAKDVDVWKVPVDTKEVPVVVKFNRPFLLFVEDQMTQRDLFVGKVLNPKTE